From one Paenibacillus terrae HPL-003 genomic stretch:
- the whiA gene encoding DNA-binding protein WhiA produces MSFAAQTKKELTMIESQPCCEKAELSALIRMLGSVQLSNKRVILDVSTENAAIARRIYSLIKKHFQVHIELLVRKKMRLKKNNVYIVRIPSGVQELLKDLYIVSEGFLFTDGINRDIIRKNCCKRAYLRGAFMAGGSVNNPEGSSYHLEISSMYEEHCQALVDLANEFHLNARCIERKKGFILYIKEGEKIIELLSIIGAHQALFKFEDVRIMRDMRNSVNRIVNCETANLNKTIGAAVRQIENIKLLEREVGLDTLPDKLREVAEIRLAHPDLNLKEVGEMLKGVVSKSGVNHRLRKIDEMADKIRGENGLIP; encoded by the coding sequence TTGTCCTTTGCGGCACAAACAAAAAAAGAGCTTACGATGATCGAAAGCCAGCCCTGCTGTGAAAAAGCAGAACTATCTGCGCTCATACGTATGCTCGGGTCCGTACAACTGTCCAATAAAAGGGTGATATTGGATGTGTCCACAGAAAATGCCGCGATTGCAAGGCGGATTTACTCCTTGATCAAAAAGCATTTTCAAGTTCATATCGAGCTGCTTGTAAGAAAAAAGATGCGCCTGAAAAAAAATAACGTGTACATTGTCCGCATTCCAAGTGGTGTACAAGAGCTGTTGAAGGATCTTTACATCGTATCAGAAGGGTTCTTGTTCACGGACGGGATTAATCGGGATATCATTCGGAAAAACTGTTGTAAGCGGGCTTATTTGCGTGGCGCTTTTATGGCAGGTGGTTCTGTCAACAATCCGGAGGGATCGTCTTACCATCTGGAGATTTCCTCGATGTATGAGGAGCATTGCCAGGCGCTGGTCGATCTGGCGAATGAGTTTCATCTGAATGCCCGCTGCATTGAGCGAAAAAAAGGCTTTATTCTCTACATCAAGGAAGGCGAAAAGATCATTGAGCTACTCAGCATCATTGGGGCGCATCAGGCTTTGTTCAAATTTGAGGATGTCCGCATCATGCGTGATATGCGCAATTCCGTGAACCGGATTGTTAATTGTGAAACGGCTAATCTGAACAAGACGATTGGAGCTGCTGTCCGGCAAATTGAGAATATCAAGCTGCTGGAGAGGGAAGTCGGCCTGGATACGCTGCCAGATAAGTTGCGCGAGGTGGCAGAAATACGTCTCGCTCATCCTGATTTGAATTTGAAAGAAGTCGGGGAAATGCTCAAAGGGGTCGTGAGTAAATCGGGTGTAAATCATCGACTTCGCAAAATTGACGAGATGGCTGACAAAATCAGGGGAGAAAACGGCCTGATTCCTTAA
- a CDS encoding HPr family phosphocarrier protein, with the protein MSKHPVVVRLKTGLHARPAALFVQEANKYSSEIFVEKEDKKVNAKSIMGIMSLAISTGTEIYISAEGADAEQAVNALVSLVSKVELENQ; encoded by the coding sequence ATGTCAAAACATCCGGTAGTCGTACGCTTGAAAACAGGACTGCACGCCAGACCTGCTGCGTTGTTCGTACAGGAAGCGAATAAATATTCATCTGAGATTTTTGTGGAAAAAGAAGACAAAAAGGTTAATGCCAAGAGTATCATGGGTATTATGAGCCTTGCCATCAGTACAGGTACTGAAATTTACATTAGTGCTGAAGGTGCGGACGCCGAGCAGGCTGTAAACGCTTTAGTAAGTCTGGTTAGTAAGGTAGAGCTGGAAAATCAATAA
- a CDS encoding SIMPL domain-containing protein, with the protein MKHWTKAANTAVLAGALLAGVVAGGLWTGADRAYAASASTTVSSVINVSGSGEVLVKPDIAYLSIGVQSEGNTAAAAQKANAAKISKVTQLLKEKWSISADDIQTSQFYVQPNYTYDEKQGQKLKGYIANHTLSVKYRDLDKIGQLLDEATQSGANNVDNVRFSVENSSAYEEEAIAKALGNAQSKANAVAKATKRGLGTLLNVTVDGGDAQIFTQREAAMSKALLDTSGGTEIQSGQVSVKVQVSAQYELN; encoded by the coding sequence ATGAAACATTGGACAAAAGCTGCAAATACAGCAGTTCTGGCAGGAGCATTATTGGCAGGAGTAGTAGCAGGGGGATTATGGACAGGAGCAGATCGCGCCTATGCCGCGTCAGCATCTACGACGGTAAGCAGTGTAATTAATGTGAGTGGCAGCGGGGAAGTATTGGTTAAGCCCGATATTGCCTATCTATCCATCGGCGTACAATCTGAAGGAAATACAGCAGCCGCTGCCCAAAAAGCCAACGCAGCTAAAATAAGTAAGGTCACACAACTGCTGAAAGAAAAGTGGAGCATCAGTGCAGACGACATTCAGACGAGCCAGTTCTACGTGCAGCCTAACTATACCTATGACGAAAAACAAGGACAGAAGCTCAAAGGCTACATTGCCAACCATACGCTTTCCGTCAAGTACCGTGATTTGGATAAAATCGGTCAGTTACTGGATGAGGCTACACAGTCTGGAGCGAACAACGTGGATAATGTGCGTTTTTCGGTAGAAAACTCTTCAGCTTATGAGGAAGAAGCGATTGCTAAGGCGTTGGGAAATGCTCAATCTAAAGCCAATGCTGTAGCCAAGGCAACCAAACGTGGGCTTGGAACTCTCTTGAACGTAACGGTAGATGGGGGAGATGCCCAAATCTTCACACAACGTGAGGCTGCTATGAGCAAGGCACTTTTGGACACCAGTGGTGGAACAGAGATACAATCCGGTCAAGTGAGTGTGAAAGTCCAAGTGTCGGCACAATACGAATTGAACTAG
- a CDS encoding DUF3298 domain-containing protein, whose protein sequence is MNKHTKKWGSALLAAGILVGVAVFPVSYIEAASTKQLATSQQPGISIQWNGKTLATKGVQVNGSTLIPVAALRDSLGIPVSYDTKTATYTVGSGYNKLYIMSSSSDGPYVNVNGISTRNMDGKQIAGKLYIPMRLLKDYLGIDAQWNAAQKTVTLSKSQLNPITITSQSLPASSDAKVSYKVKYPQISGSQLNPEAQQAINGVLKKRGEEILAAGKKQVAEGEPTVERPYAFANDFAVSYNKDGILSVIMQDYFDTAGAHGMTARKGYTFSLADGKLLQLSDVLKANPNYKQFLNSDLKKKINGSMVNEGGFGGFKDIAANPNFYVTNSGVTIVFDLYEYGPYAYGIPEFTYSFGQLLPQGSKPFAGQKE, encoded by the coding sequence ATGAACAAGCATACAAAAAAATGGGGCTCCGCACTGCTGGCAGCGGGAATTTTAGTAGGAGTCGCAGTTTTTCCTGTTTCCTATATTGAGGCAGCATCGACCAAACAGCTAGCTACATCACAGCAACCGGGAATCTCCATCCAATGGAACGGTAAAACATTGGCGACCAAAGGAGTCCAGGTAAACGGAAGCACACTCATTCCAGTAGCAGCACTGCGCGACAGCTTAGGAATTCCGGTGAGCTATGATACCAAAACAGCGACCTATACCGTAGGCAGCGGGTACAATAAGCTTTACATCATGTCCTCTTCCTCCGATGGTCCCTATGTCAATGTCAATGGAATAAGCACACGCAACATGGATGGCAAACAGATCGCCGGGAAGCTGTACATTCCTATGAGACTACTGAAAGATTATTTGGGCATCGATGCTCAGTGGAATGCAGCTCAGAAAACCGTAACATTGAGTAAAAGCCAGCTAAATCCGATTACGATTACGTCCCAATCTCTTCCGGCTTCGAGTGATGCAAAGGTGTCCTACAAGGTTAAGTATCCGCAAATCAGTGGTAGCCAGCTTAATCCTGAAGCTCAGCAGGCCATTAACGGTGTACTTAAAAAACGAGGGGAGGAAATACTGGCAGCAGGCAAAAAGCAAGTGGCTGAGGGTGAGCCTACAGTTGAAAGACCGTATGCCTTTGCTAATGATTTTGCCGTTTCCTATAACAAAGACGGTATTTTGAGTGTGATTATGCAGGATTACTTCGATACGGCGGGTGCTCATGGTATGACGGCCCGTAAAGGATATACGTTCTCACTCGCTGATGGAAAATTGCTGCAATTGTCTGACGTGCTGAAGGCCAATCCTAATTACAAACAGTTTCTTAATAGCGACCTGAAGAAAAAAATTAATGGTTCAATGGTGAATGAAGGCGGCTTTGGTGGCTTCAAGGACATTGCGGCTAATCCGAATTTTTATGTAACGAATAGCGGTGTGACGATTGTATTTGATTTGTATGAATATGGACCTTATGCGTACGGTATTCCTGAGTTCACTTATTCGTTTGGTCAATTGTTGCCTCAAGGCAGCAAGCCTTTTGCAGGACAGAAAGAATAG
- the clpP gene encoding ATP-dependent Clp endopeptidase proteolytic subunit ClpP, producing MSYVPMVVEQSNRGERAYDIYSRLLKDRIILLGSDVNDVVANSIIAQMLFLAAEDPEKDIHLYVNSPGGSITAGMAIFDTMQYIKPDVSTICVGMAASMGAFLLNAGAKGKRFALPNSEIMIHQPLGGAQGQATDIEIRARRILKMRDKLNRILADRTGQPLERIEKDTDRDYFMSADDAKEYGIIDKVLTSSSTEGV from the coding sequence GTGAGCTATGTTCCTATGGTAGTAGAACAAAGTAACCGCGGCGAACGCGCCTATGACATTTATTCCAGACTGTTGAAGGATCGCATTATTTTGTTGGGCTCGGACGTCAATGACGTTGTAGCCAACTCTATTATTGCGCAAATGCTGTTTTTGGCTGCCGAAGATCCTGAAAAAGACATTCACTTGTATGTTAACAGCCCTGGCGGTTCCATTACAGCTGGTATGGCGATTTTCGATACAATGCAATACATTAAACCTGATGTGTCAACAATTTGTGTAGGTATGGCCGCTTCTATGGGTGCGTTCTTGTTGAACGCAGGTGCCAAGGGCAAACGTTTTGCTTTGCCAAACAGCGAAATTATGATTCATCAGCCGCTGGGTGGTGCACAAGGTCAGGCAACGGATATTGAAATCCGCGCCCGCCGCATTCTGAAAATGCGCGACAAATTGAACCGCATTCTCGCAGATCGCACTGGCCAACCACTGGAGCGCATTGAAAAAGACACAGACCGTGACTATTTCATGTCCGCAGATGATGCCAAGGAATACGGTATTATTGATAAAGTGCTAACTAGCTCCTCTACAGAAGGTGTATAA